GTGCTACATAGATTTTACTAAAATTCCTTATGAAGGTTTTATCGATGCTAGCTCTTTTACCGTCGAGTGTAGTTACATCGAGCTCCATTATCTTCTTACCTAAACTCCATCCATATGCAGATTCTAAAAATGAGGAATATAAAACGAGAATTATACCTGTAAAAAAGGGGAATAGAAACCAATTAAAAAACCATCCATAAAACAATACACCGCTTATTATTATCGGAACTATTATGAACATTAAAAGAATCCAAGAAGCTATAAAAACTATGATGCTGTCAATAATTATGGCAATAATACGCTTGATCCAATGGTCTTGAAGGTTCTTATCAGATCCAATACGGTCTAGACCAGTCCTTGTGGTTAAAAGGGTTGATGGTTCTTCTGAAGGAACTTCTTGAATAGGTACGGGTGTACCACAGACAGAGCAGAATTTCGCGTCTTCAGGAATTTGATTACTGCATTTAGAACAAAATGGCATTTCTTAACCAAAGAAGTTTTTATGATATATAAATTTAAAATTATTAGTCATTCATATTCTATCGTCGCTGGCGGTTTAGGGGAGACGTCCCAATAAACTTCTTTACAACTACATCTCTTGACAATCTCATTCGCTATATTTTTTACTGTTTTTATTGGAATTTCATTGACCGTCGCATTTATCGCATTAATACTTTTGATTGACCTTATAGCAATCACGTATTCTGCTGGACCGACCTCAGAACTGACCTTATACAAAACTCTTGGAATTGAAGTTACTGCTGGTATATCTTTACCTAATTTAATTAAAACATCATAATCCAACTCAATATCACACTCTATACAGAGCGGATGGCTATAGACTCTCTTACCATCTTTCACCCCAGTAACATTTGTGTTTAGAATTTTATATCGGATATTTTCTTTTGTTTTATCCTTTAGTAAAGGTGCGATCTCCTCTTTCCCTTTAATGAATTTTTCATCGAACGTCGCAGCAAATGACTGAAAGGGTATTTGTTCACCAGTCTTCTCATTAATATATAGATTGATACCATATTCTCTTTCTGTATATTCATCAACAATCTGTTCGACAATATCATTTGCCTCCTTTTCGATCTTAAGTTTTTCTGGAGTGATCATACCAACAGTTCTTACTGAGAGACCTGGACCAGGGAAAGGTTGTCTTCTAGAGACGTTTTCTAAAACCTTCGTCTTATATTTAGACCATAAAAATTCTGCAACTCTCCTGACTTCATCTTTGTAAAGTCCTGCAAGAGGCTCTATGATCTTCCTAACTTTGTCAAATCTTAGATGCACATTATGCTGACTTTTAATTCCACCATCTGTCTCTATTATATCTGGCAAGATGGTCCCTTGAGTCATTACATTACAATCAGATTTCAACATCTGTTGTTCGGTTATAATCTCATACGCTTTACGGAACCCTAGTCTTTTCTGTTCTGCATCAGGGATTCCCATGACCTTCTCATAAAAAAAATTCCTTGCATTTATAATATTGAAATTTTTAAAATCAGAGTACTTTTCAGCTATTATCTGGGTTTCTTCTTTTCCCCTTATTTGCCTCATGAATCCTGTATCTATATGTGAAACGTAAAGCCTATCTCCTATCTCCAAGTAAAATAATGTAGCCGTGACTGCAGAATCGACACCTCCTGAAACCATTATCTTGACTTTATCTTCTGGTTTTATATGATCTCTAATGAAATTCCTAACACCTCTCATAAAACCTTCAAGGTCTTCTTTTGGAGTACTTTCTGGCTTTAAGTATCTGAAAATTGTAGCAATTGACATGTCTAATTTACATGTCAATATCTGAGTTTAAATTCATTTTCCTTATTTATAGAATATTTTGATAGTTGCTTCTTTATACTTCTTGCTGTAATTATGCCTATCTTTGGTATTGAGGCAATCTTATCTAAAGGCGCTGATTTTAATTTTTCAAGGTCTGTAAAACCCCTCTTGTACAAAGATCGAGCCCTAATCCTCCCAATAC
The sequence above is a segment of the Candidatus Methylarchaceae archaeon HK02M2 genome. Coding sequences within it:
- a CDS encoding RDD family protein; the encoded protein is MPFCSKCSNQIPEDAKFCSVCGTPVPIQEVPSEEPSTLLTTRTGLDRIGSDKNLQDHWIKRIIAIIIDSIIVFIASWILLMFIIVPIIISGVLFYGWFFNWFLFPFFTGIILVLYSSFLESAYGWSLGKKIMELDVTTLDGKRASIDKTFIRNFSKIYVALLLLDLIVGLATEGDPHQKYSDRIAGTTVRHIPK